From one Catenuloplanes nepalensis genomic stretch:
- a CDS encoding NAD(P)H-quinone oxidoreductase: MHAITIPEPGGPEALVWAEVPDPEPGEGELLIETAASAVNRADLMQRQGDYPPPKGASAYPGLECSGIVLKRGEGVTGFAIGDRVCALLSGGGYAERVVVPAGQVLPVPAGTDLVDAAALPEVACTVWSNVVMAAHLAAGETLLVHGGGSGIGTFAIQLGRALGATVVTTASKGKHAALRELGADRTIDYASEEFERLVTPDVILDIMGGSYLARNVEALRPDGRLVIIGTQGGRKAELHISKLLAKRGTLIATALRFRPAAQKAEIVRQVRKHVWPLVESGAVRPIVDRRIPMHDAAEAHRVVESSSHLGKVLLVA, translated from the coding sequence ATGCACGCGATCACGATCCCGGAGCCCGGTGGACCGGAGGCGCTCGTCTGGGCGGAGGTGCCGGATCCGGAGCCGGGGGAAGGCGAGCTGCTGATCGAGACGGCGGCGAGCGCGGTGAACCGGGCGGACCTGATGCAGCGGCAGGGGGACTATCCGCCGCCGAAGGGCGCCTCGGCGTACCCGGGACTGGAATGCTCTGGGATCGTCCTGAAAAGAGGCGAGGGCGTGACCGGGTTCGCGATCGGGGATCGGGTCTGTGCGCTGCTGTCCGGCGGTGGCTACGCGGAGCGGGTCGTGGTGCCGGCCGGGCAGGTGCTGCCGGTGCCGGCGGGCACGGACCTGGTGGACGCGGCCGCGCTGCCGGAGGTGGCGTGCACGGTCTGGTCCAACGTGGTCATGGCGGCCCACCTGGCGGCGGGTGAGACGCTGCTGGTGCACGGCGGTGGTAGCGGCATCGGCACGTTCGCGATCCAGCTGGGGCGCGCGCTGGGGGCCACGGTGGTCACCACGGCCAGCAAGGGCAAGCACGCCGCGCTGCGCGAGCTGGGCGCGGACCGGACGATCGACTACGCGAGCGAGGAGTTCGAGAGGCTCGTCACGCCGGACGTGATCCTGGACATCATGGGCGGCTCCTACCTGGCGCGGAACGTGGAGGCGCTGCGGCCGGACGGGCGTCTCGTGATCATCGGGACGCAGGGCGGGCGCAAGGCCGAGCTGCACATCTCGAAGTTGCTGGCCAAGCGCGGCACGCTGATCGCGACCGCGCTCCGGTTCCGGCCGGCGGCGCAGAAGGCGGAGATCGTCCGCCAGGTGCGTAAGCACGTGTGGCCGCTGGTCGAGTCCGGCGCGGTCCGGCCGATCGTGGACCGCCGGATCCCGATGCACGACGCCGCGGAGGCGCACCGCGTGGTCGAGTCCAGCTCGCACCTCGGCAAGGTGCTGTTAGTCGCCTGA
- the soxR gene encoding redox-sensitive transcriptional activator SoxR, which produces MQDLLTIGDMAARSGVAPSALRYYERLGLIHAVRTGGNQRRYQRAELRRIAFIRVSQQVGVSLEEIREALASLPGGRVPTKADWARLSAGWHGKLEERIALLERLRDSLTGCIGCGCLSLQKCTLYNPGDELAAFGPGPRILLSGD; this is translated from the coding sequence ATGCAGGATCTCCTCACGATCGGCGACATGGCGGCCCGCAGTGGCGTCGCGCCGTCCGCGTTGCGGTACTACGAGCGCCTCGGCCTGATCCACGCGGTCCGCACCGGTGGCAACCAGCGGCGCTATCAGCGCGCCGAGCTGCGCCGAATCGCGTTCATCCGGGTGTCGCAGCAGGTCGGCGTGTCGCTGGAGGAGATCAGGGAGGCGCTCGCCTCGCTGCCCGGCGGCCGCGTGCCCACCAAGGCCGACTGGGCGCGGCTCTCCGCCGGCTGGCACGGCAAACTGGAGGAGCGGATCGCGCTGCTCGAACGGCTCCGCGACAGCCTCACCGGCTGCATCGGCTGCGGCTGCCTGTCGCTGCAGAAGTGCACGCTCTACAACCCCGGCGACGAGCTGGCCGCGTTCGGCCCCGGCCCGCGCATCCTGCTGTCAGGCGACTAA